The following are encoded in a window of Alosa sapidissima isolate fAloSap1 chromosome 12, fAloSap1.pri, whole genome shotgun sequence genomic DNA:
- the LOC121677734 gene encoding L-selectin-like isoform X2: MRSWIFHQQPSMVTVALGITFIAISNDLLLSRMGVQAWTYNYTTDPPLNWESARRYCKEHFTDIVAIQNKAEIAYLNEALPRNQGYYWIGIRKVQEKWTWVGTNKILTPEAENWATGEPNDLGDGQDCVEIYIKREIDMAQWNDENCGKKKGAICYTASCSEESCSQFGECVETIGDFKCRCYLGFEGPRCERAVVCGPVQPPEQGSVGCLHAFGENSYNSSCQVRCNAGFQLQGAAQLLCLATRQWDQQTPSCQAVKCPAVSDAPSGGGLNCSHPIAPYSFNSTCEFRCDEGFLLQGAKRTECDATGQWTHPAPTCKVVRCEQLKAPSNGKLKCQDPLEKSSYNSTCWSECDSGFILKGNNSTFCSIRGQWSHALPICQAVECPAVSDAPSGGGMNCSHPIAPYSFNSTCEFRCDEAFLLQGAKRTECDATGQWTHPAPTCKVRERSLGAALLMYTAVGAASALGLLGLIGVGLLVRRMAKKASSSKGETLWNTGINPVFEDS; this comes from the exons ATGCGCTCTTGGATATTTCATCAGCAGCCATCCATGGTGACTGTGGCATTGGGGATTACTTTCATTGCAATAAGTAATG ATTTGCTTCTCAGTCGAATGGGCGTTCAGGCCTGGACTTATAATTACACCACAGACCCACCATTGAACTGGGAGTCGGCTCGACGCTACTGCAAGGAGCACTTCACCGACATAGTGGCAATCCAGAACAAGGCTGAAATCGCCTACCTCAATGAGGCACTGCCTCGTAACCAAGGCTACTACTGGATCGGCATCCGGAAGGTGCAGGAGAAGTGGACCTGGGTGGGCACCAATAAGATCCTGACACCTGAGGCGGAGAACTGGGCCACGGGGGAGCCCAATGACTTGGGCGACGGGCAAGACTGTGTGGAGATCTACatcaagagagagatagatatggCACAATGGAATGATGAGAACTGTGGAAAGAAAAAGGGAGCTATCTGCTACACAG CCTCGTGCTCTGAAGAGTCCTGCAGTCAGTTTGGGGAGTGTGTGGAGACCATTGGAGACTTTAAGTGCAGGTGTTATCTTGGCTTTGAAGGCCCTCGCTGTGagagag CTGTGGTGTGTGGGCCAGTGCAACCTCCAGAGCAGGGCTCAGTGGGCTGTCTCCACGCCTTTGGAGAGAACAGCTACAACTCCAGCTGCCAGGTCCGATGCAATGCAGGCTTCCAGCTGCAGGGGGCAGCACAGCTACTCTGCCTGGCCACCAGACAGTGGGACCAACAAACTCCCTCATGCCAAG CTGTGAAGTGTCCAGCAGTGTCTGATGCCCCTAGTGGAGGAGGTTTGAACTGCAGCCACCCGATTGCTCCCTACAGCTTCAACTCCACCTGTGAATTCAGGTGTGATGAGGGCTTCCTGCTCCAAGGAGCTAAGAGAACAGAATGTGACGCCACAGGCCAGTGGACACACCCAGCCCCCACCTGCAAAG TTGTAAGGTGTGAACAATTAAAAGCCCCATCAAATGGCAAATTAAAGTGTCAGGACCCCTTGGAGAAGTCCAGCTACAACTCCACCTGCTGGTCAGAATGTGATAGCGGCTTCATCCTTAAGGGAAACAACTCCACGTTCTGCTCCATCCGAGGCCAGTGGAGCCATGCCCTTCCCATTTGCCAGG CTGTTGAGTGTCCTGCAGTGTCTGATGCCCCTAGTGGAGGAGGCATGAACTGCAGCCACCCCATTGCTCCCTACAGCTTCAACTCCACCTGTGAATTCCGGTGTGATGAGGCCTTCCTGCTTCAAGGAGCTAAGAGAACAGAATGTGATGCCACAGGCCAGTGGACGCACCCAGCCCCCACCTGCAAAG tgagagagagatcattgGGTGCAGCCCTGCTGATGTACACAGCAGTGGGTGCTGCCTCTGCCCTTGGCCTGCTTGGTTTGATTGGTGTAGGACTGCTTGTGCGACGCATGGCTAAGAAAG CCAGTAGCAGTAAGGGTGAGACGTTGTGGAATACTGGAATCAATCCAGTCTTTGAAGACAGttag
- the LOC121677734 gene encoding P-selectin-like isoform X1 encodes MRSWIFHQQPSMVTVALGITFIAISNDLLLSRMGVQAWTYNYTTDPPLNWESARRYCKEHFTDIVAIQNKAEIAYLNEALPRNQGYYWIGIRKVQEKWTWVGTNKILTPEAENWATGEPNDLGDGQDCVEIYIKREIDMAQWNDENCGKKKGAICYTASCSEESCSQFGECVETIGDFKCRCYLGFEGPRCERAVVCGPVQPPEQGSVGCLHAFGENSYNSSCQVRCNAGFQLQGAAQLLCLATRQWDQQTPSCQAVKCPAVSDAPSGGGLNCSHPIAPYSFNSTCEFRCDEGFLLQGAKRTECDATGQWTHPAPTCKVVTCDPLLVPSGVDFTCENPLGASSYNSTCNFSCKVGHTLMGPFSLTCLASGTWSAAAPVCKVVRCGQLNAPLHGKLRCQDPLENFSYNSTCWSECDEGFLLQGAKRTECDATGQWTQPAPTCKVVRCEQLKAPSNGKLKCQDPLEKSSYNSTCWSECDSGFILKGNNSTFCSIRGQWSHALPICQAVECPAVSDAPSGGGMNCSHPIAPYSFNSTCEFRCDEAFLLQGAKRTECDATGQWTHPAPTCKVRERSLGAALLMYTAVGAASALGLLGLIGVGLLVRRMAKKASSSKGETLWNTGINPVFEDS; translated from the exons ATGCGCTCTTGGATATTTCATCAGCAGCCATCCATGGTGACTGTGGCATTGGGGATTACTTTCATTGCAATAAGTAATG ATTTGCTTCTCAGTCGAATGGGCGTTCAGGCCTGGACTTATAATTACACCACAGACCCACCATTGAACTGGGAGTCGGCTCGACGCTACTGCAAGGAGCACTTCACCGACATAGTGGCAATCCAGAACAAGGCTGAAATCGCCTACCTCAATGAGGCACTGCCTCGTAACCAAGGCTACTACTGGATCGGCATCCGGAAGGTGCAGGAGAAGTGGACCTGGGTGGGCACCAATAAGATCCTGACACCTGAGGCGGAGAACTGGGCCACGGGGGAGCCCAATGACTTGGGCGACGGGCAAGACTGTGTGGAGATCTACatcaagagagagatagatatggCACAATGGAATGATGAGAACTGTGGAAAGAAAAAGGGAGCTATCTGCTACACAG CCTCGTGCTCTGAAGAGTCCTGCAGTCAGTTTGGGGAGTGTGTGGAGACCATTGGAGACTTTAAGTGCAGGTGTTATCTTGGCTTTGAAGGCCCTCGCTGTGagagag CTGTGGTGTGTGGGCCAGTGCAACCTCCAGAGCAGGGCTCAGTGGGCTGTCTCCACGCCTTTGGAGAGAACAGCTACAACTCCAGCTGCCAGGTCCGATGCAATGCAGGCTTCCAGCTGCAGGGGGCAGCACAGCTACTCTGCCTGGCCACCAGACAGTGGGACCAACAAACTCCCTCATGCCAAG CTGTGAAGTGTCCAGCAGTGTCTGATGCCCCTAGTGGAGGAGGTTTGAACTGCAGCCACCCGATTGCTCCCTACAGCTTCAACTCCACCTGTGAATTCAGGTGTGATGAGGGCTTCCTGCTCCAAGGAGCTAAGAGAACAGAATGTGACGCCACAGGCCAGTGGACACACCCAGCCCCCACCTGCAAAG TGGTAACCTGTGATCCACTGCTGGTGCCTTCGGGAGTCGACTTCACCTGTGAAAACCCACTGGGTGCCTCCTCCTACAACTCTACCTGTAATTTCTCCTGTAAGGTGGGTCACACTCTGATGGGACCATTCAGCCTCACCTGCCTGGCGTCTGGAACCTGGTCAGCAGCAGCACCTGTGTGTAAAG TTGTACGCTGTGGCCAACTAAATGCCCCTCTTCATGGCAAGCTGCGGTGTCAAGACCCTTTGGAGAATTTCAGCTACAACTCCACCTGCTGGTCAGAGTGTGATGAGGGCTTCCTGCTCCAAGGAGCTAAGAGAACAGAATGTGACGCCACAGGCCAGTGGACACAGCCAGCCCCCACCTGCAAAG TTGTAAGGTGTGAACAATTAAAAGCCCCATCAAATGGCAAATTAAAGTGTCAGGACCCCTTGGAGAAGTCCAGCTACAACTCCACCTGCTGGTCAGAATGTGATAGCGGCTTCATCCTTAAGGGAAACAACTCCACGTTCTGCTCCATCCGAGGCCAGTGGAGCCATGCCCTTCCCATTTGCCAGG CTGTTGAGTGTCCTGCAGTGTCTGATGCCCCTAGTGGAGGAGGCATGAACTGCAGCCACCCCATTGCTCCCTACAGCTTCAACTCCACCTGTGAATTCCGGTGTGATGAGGCCTTCCTGCTTCAAGGAGCTAAGAGAACAGAATGTGATGCCACAGGCCAGTGGACGCACCCAGCCCCCACCTGCAAAG tgagagagagatcattgGGTGCAGCCCTGCTGATGTACACAGCAGTGGGTGCTGCCTCTGCCCTTGGCCTGCTTGGTTTGATTGGTGTAGGACTGCTTGTGCGACGCATGGCTAAGAAAG CCAGTAGCAGTAAGGGTGAGACGTTGTGGAATACTGGAATCAATCCAGTCTTTGAAGACAGttag